A region of Liolophura sinensis isolate JHLJ2023 chromosome 8, CUHK_Ljap_v2, whole genome shotgun sequence DNA encodes the following proteins:
- the LOC135473313 gene encoding uncharacterized protein LOC135473313: MSGPSSQMTTYPDVDSVFRSLGTWGRWQIFQLILIQLQYIAPDFHLLAIVFLGYEPPFSCFVVDNTTGLLEHNVTHYVQEGDCKVRNTWTNVTSPCHHGYWYDAPLETATIVTEGIVMTGSVLPLEIIPVEKRAIVHLLGTGT; this comes from the exons ATGTCCGGTCCAAGCTCTCAGATGACAACATACCCGGATGTTGATTCTGTGTTCAGGTCCTTGGGAACGTGGGGAAGATGGCAGATCTTTCAGCTAATACTCATtcagctacagtatatagccCCTGACTTTCATTTACTGGCCATCGTGTTCCTGG GTTACGAGCCACccttttcctgttttgttgtCGACAACACGACTGGGCTGTTAGAACACAATGTTACACATTACGTTCAGGAAGGCGATTGTAAAGTGAGGAATACTTGGACAAACGTGACGTCACCATGTCACCATGGCTACTGGTATGATGCGCCACTGGAGACGGCCACCATCGTGACTGAG GGTATCGTCATGACAGGGAGCGTTCTGCCACTAGAGATAATCCCGGTAGAGAAGAGGGCCATCGTGCACCTGCTCGGTACAGGAACCTGA
- the LOC135473314 gene encoding galactoside 2-alpha-L-fucosyltransferase SEC1-like gives MSVDHILPTSESPPKKALPGWKKLAVGETGGRFVILTVTVGGCIISLPRRLLRQDVITNTKAMEMQNITASHCSVPRRVIHVNLSSPDTTTACPSRLCCRFMGRLGNQMFQFASLVGISRSKGMLPVIRKSHRLHKIFTLNGITSMSYDLCRHVRVHQDKRSCAFDPQSIAFSNTKDIGLFGYFQSWKYFANSSNEIRRLLTIQSTVLHSANHTLNSFIQDQHGIVSMGKVLVGMHIRRGDIARSKKNQMHGYVLASKDYLLQAMTYYRQKYGKVLFVVCSDSKLWPFLHIPHNDTVFISGQMPELDMAILSLCDHSIITVGSFGWWSAWLANGNTVYPKHQYHPGSRLERQFNLTDYFPPEWIGM, from the exons ATGTCCGTTGATCACATCTTACCAACATCTGAAAGTCCTCCAAAGAAAGCTTTGCCAGGGTGGAAAAAACTCGCAGTAGGTGAGACTGGGGGTA GATTTGTAATCTTGACGGTCACTGTTGGAGGGTGTATCATTTCGTTACCAAGGCGTCTTCTGCGACAGGACGTCATCACCAACACAAAGGCAATGGAGATGCAAAACATCACAGCTTCACACTGCTCTGTACCTCGGCGAGTTATACATGTCAACCTATCCAGCCCCGACACAACGACAGCGTGTCCAAGTCGGCTGTGCTGCCGTTTCATGGGACGCCTTGGCAACCAAATGTTTCAGTTTGCATCTCTTGTGGGCATAAGCCGTTCCAAGGGGATGCTCCCAGTCATCCGGAAGTCCCACAGACTGCACAAGATTTTCACTCTGAACGGAATAACGTCCATGTCGTACGATCTATGTCGGCATGTCAGAGTTCACCAAGATAAACGCTCATGTGCCTTTGACCCACAGTCTATCGCGTTCTCCAACACAAAAGACATCGGTTTGTTCGGGTACTTCCAGTCTTGGAAATATTTCGCCAACAGCAGTAATGAAATCCGGCGACTTCTGACGATACAATCAACTGTTTTGCACTCGGCAAATCATACACTGAATAGTTTCATTCAAGACCAACATGGGATTGTTTCCATGGGTAAAGTCCTCGTCGGTATGCACATAAGGCGCGGAGACATCGCTAGGTCAAAGAAGAATCAAATGCACGGCTACGTCCTGGCATCCAAAGACTACCTTCTGCAGGCAATGACGTATTACAGACAAAAGTACGGGAAAGTCTTATTCGTGGTGTGTTCTGACAGCAAACTGTGGCCATTTCTGCATATACCACACAACGACACAGTGTTTATCAGTGGCCAAATGCCTGAATTAGATATGGCCATTCTTTCTCTATGTGACCATAGTATCATCACTGTGGGCTCCTTCGGCTGGTGGTCGGCATGGTTAGCTAACGGTAATACGGTATACCCAAAACATCAGTATCACCCAGGTTCCAGGCTAGAGAGACAGTTCAATCTTACGGATTATTTTCCGCCTGAGTGGATaggaatgtaa
- the LOC135473312 gene encoding solute carrier family 22 member 16-like, which yields MGFVPDQGGDIKASSPRTTSEECDELLLDDKLVAPPTKKYTVLDAVRSRRVIIDSFRHMPRMSGVFCLTLASSKLAGDRFVNFALMAAVELPSGIISYLTMQRFGRKATIFIFDGIAGTALIAAVALKEVYGNGLVVTALSITGKFGASAAFGSLFTYTQELYPTNLRSLGLGISSASARIGGMIAPFSLLVMKYYPWGTRYCIWKSIPGSLRFGALPTGDKRQRTASNHRGDREMVQEINQMNPLTVLSLSKLFLSWYSMDTCMANEHVKYQAATTVDLIN from the exons ATGGGGTTTGTTCCGGATCAAGGGGGAGATATTAAAGCTTCCAGCCCTAGGACAACGTCAGAGGAATGCGATGAATTGTTACTTGATGACAAACTTGTTGCTCCTCCCACAAAGAAGTACACAGTTCTTGACGCGGTTAGAAGTAGGCGGGTTATTATTGACAGCTTCCGTCACATGCCTCGGATG TCTGGTGTATTTTGTCTGACATTGGCCTCGTCTAAACTGGCTGGAGATCGCTTCGTCAACTTTGCTCTTATGGCAGCTGTGGAGCTCCCCTCTGGCATTATCTCTTATCTAACAATGCAACG GTTTGGAAGGAAAGCTACAATATTCATCTTTGATGGCATCGCTGGAACGGCTCTCATTGCTGCTGTTGCGTTGAAAGAGGTGTATG GGAACGGTCTCGTCGTCACTGCTCTGTCCATAACTGGTAAGTTTGGAGCCTCGGCCGCGTTTGGGTCTCTCTTCACATACACACAAGAGCTGTACCCTACAAACCTCAG GAGTCTGGGGTTAGGCATCTCCTCTGCATCAGCACGTATTGGTGGCATGATCGCCCCTTTCTCGCTCCTCGTG ATGAAGTACTACCCGTGGGGTACCAGGTACTGTATTTGGAAGTCTATCCCTGGTAGTTTGCGGTTTGGTGCTCTTCCTACCGGAGACAAAAGACAAAGAACTGCCTCAAACCATCGAGGAGATCGAGAAATGGtccaagaaataaatcagatgaATCCTTTAACAGTTCTGTCATTGTCCAAACTGTTTCTCTCGTGGTACTCAATGGACACCTGCATGGCAAATGAGCACGTCAAATACCAAGCTGCAACTACTGTGGATTTGATAAACTAG